One region of Chryseobacterium sp. C-71 genomic DNA includes:
- a CDS encoding DUF4157 domain-containing protein, protein METLKTQKEQKTQSKKNHTSFFKPVIQKKLSVGSANDSYEVEADQVADKVMKMREPSPQVTHTGALVQRKCAHCEQEEKLQMKPLAENISPFIQRSSPKSVGESHAPNHVESQINSSKGGGNSMDNGTKNFMESRFGTDFSNVKIHTGSEAVQMSRELNAQAFAVGNDIYFNEGQYNPVSGAGKHLLAHELTHTVQQANGIKTKIQRVELSYDDGPDAAGNTRAVLTALNSGGAKATFYLVGQRVLEGNNWEVVFDIAATGHWLGNHAFDWNNTTDNHIFMSGTMEERAVKILETEIAIRSALRRGKTHAIAAGQWNAIPAQNRTYIDDVIATGTGRFRTPGFRSHFYSPGGITQQAAIEVANRVAATVGLRSFIASDDVDVDPEDWRSGRTADQIYDSVHGGVDENSDSVLLHSRVAASASATPRIVADLSSRSSYTWDAPTRGSVENRLPGNGFAGMSTISNPPTHAQIMNARTFLMANLSAGPIVLGETAIAICQMARVAGGTELSDFITFLETTPAPAGSVYSNMVYYLYQNASFRVTYLMLVYWLGRRPLPADYEAGGRPTGR, encoded by the coding sequence ATGGAAACACTGAAAACTCAAAAAGAACAGAAAACACAATCGAAAAAGAATCATACAAGCTTTTTCAAACCTGTTATTCAAAAGAAACTGAGTGTTGGGTCGGCTAATGATTCTTACGAAGTAGAAGCAGATCAGGTCGCAGATAAAGTAATGAAAATGAGAGAACCTTCTCCACAAGTAACTCATACAGGAGCTTTGGTTCAGAGAAAATGTGCCCATTGCGAGCAGGAAGAAAAACTTCAGATGAAACCTTTAGCCGAAAATATTTCTCCATTCATTCAGCGTTCATCACCAAAAAGTGTAGGGGAATCTCATGCTCCAAATCATGTAGAAAGCCAAATAAATTCGAGCAAAGGAGGAGGAAACAGTATGGATAACGGAACCAAAAACTTCATGGAAAGCCGTTTCGGAACAGATTTTTCAAATGTGAAAATTCATACAGGAAGTGAAGCAGTACAAATGAGCAGAGAATTGAATGCACAAGCTTTTGCTGTGGGAAATGACATTTATTTTAATGAAGGCCAGTATAATCCTGTGTCAGGTGCAGGGAAACATTTGCTGGCGCATGAACTGACACATACTGTACAGCAGGCAAATGGAATAAAAACAAAAATACAGCGGGTCGAATTATCTTATGACGATGGACCAGATGCAGCAGGAAATACAAGGGCAGTATTAACAGCATTAAATTCTGGCGGGGCCAAAGCTACTTTCTACCTGGTAGGCCAGCGGGTGCTGGAAGGAAACAATTGGGAAGTAGTTTTTGATATTGCAGCAACGGGCCATTGGTTGGGCAATCATGCATTTGATTGGAATAACACAACTGATAACCACATTTTCATGAGCGGAACTATGGAAGAGCGGGCAGTTAAGATTCTCGAAACCGAAATTGCCATTCGTTCCGCACTTCGACGGGGGAAAACACACGCTATAGCAGCAGGTCAATGGAATGCAATACCTGCACAAAACCGTACATATATTGATGATGTGATTGCGACGGGCACCGGAAGATTCAGAACTCCAGGCTTCAGGAGTCATTTTTATAGCCCGGGTGGTATCACCCAACAGGCAGCTATTGAAGTAGCCAATAGGGTAGCTGCAACTGTAGGGCTACGAAGTTTTATTGCTTCAGACGATGTTGATGTTGACCCGGAAGATTGGCGTTCCGGAAGAACAGCCGATCAAATATATGATTCGGTTCACGGGGGAGTAGACGAAAACTCGGACTCAGTATTGCTTCATTCAAGAGTGGCTGCTTCAGCTTCTGCAACGCCACGAATCGTGGCTGACTTATCTTCCCGAAGTAGTTATACTTGGGATGCGCCTACAAGAGGATCTGTAGAAAACAGGTTGCCTGGAAATGGTTTTGCCGGGATGTCTACCATTTCCAATCCTCCGACACATGCTCAAATTATGAATGCTCGTACATTCTTGATGGCAAATTTGAGTGCTGGTCCAATAGTGTTAGGCGAAACAGCGATAGCTATTTGTCAAATGGCCAGGGTTGCAGGGGGAACAGAACTTTCTGACTTTATTACTTTTCTTGAAACAACACCAGCGCCGGCGGGTTCTGTATATAGTAATATGGTTTATTATTTGTATCAGAATGCTTCATTCAGGGTAACGTATTTAATGCTTGTTTATTGGCTTGGAAGAAGGCCATTGCCAGCAGATTATGAAGCAGGAGGAAGACCAACAGGCCGATAA
- a CDS encoding chitosanase: MITNQQKTKILQVINVFETGSKDGKYDTLVIYADGKNGSRQITYGRSQTTEQGNLKALVQMYITRNGIFATQLKVFVNKIGQESLVDSTAFKNLLRRSAREDIIMRTCQDDFFDILYYKPAFQFFQSNRFTTALSLLVIYDSFIHSGSVPSFLRERFAEKIPVNGGDEKKWITQYVNTRHLWLANHSKKILQKTIYRTECFKNQITNKNWDLSKEIIANGTKIN, from the coding sequence ATGATAACAAATCAACAAAAAACAAAAATATTACAGGTTATCAATGTTTTTGAAACAGGAAGTAAAGACGGAAAATATGATACCTTGGTAATCTACGCCGATGGTAAAAACGGAAGCCGACAAATTACCTACGGAAGAAGCCAGACAACCGAACAAGGGAATCTAAAAGCTCTCGTTCAAATGTACATTACCAGAAATGGAATTTTTGCTACACAACTGAAGGTATTTGTAAATAAAATAGGACAAGAAAGTCTGGTAGATAGTACGGCTTTCAAAAATTTGCTCAGAAGATCTGCTCGTGAAGACATCATCATGAGAACCTGTCAGGATGATTTTTTTGACATTTTGTATTACAAACCGGCTTTCCAGTTTTTTCAAAGCAATCGGTTTACCACTGCTCTGAGTCTGTTGGTAATCTATGACAGTTTTATACATTCCGGAAGTGTCCCTTCTTTTTTAAGAGAAAGATTTGCTGAAAAAATACCTGTAAACGGAGGCGATGAAAAAAAATGGATCACTCAATATGTCAATACAAGACATCTTTGGCTGGCCAACCATTCCAAAAAAATATTGCAAAAAACCATTTATAGAACAGAATGTTTTAAAAATCAGATTACGAATAAGAATTGGGATTTATCCAAAGAAATCATAGCTAATGGGACAAAAATAAATTAG